From the genome of Paracoccus seriniphilus, one region includes:
- a CDS encoding DUF502 domain-containing protein, translating into MQIPEPSSIQITPRRRGVLGVIRSNFLAGLIVVAPIGITVWLIWTLTGWMDSWVLPMVPARWRPEQYIGINLRGVGALFFLFFTVVIGWLAKGWLGRSLLRTGEQIVNRMPVIRSVYGALKQIAETVLSQSEARFDRACMLEYPRKGLWAVGFVAGPAKGELIRHVSDDLIAVFVPTTPNPTSGFLIYVPESDVTFLDMSVEDAAKLVISAGLVYPTMPEPVKSAGRSTVS; encoded by the coding sequence ATGCAGATTCCTGAACCCTCTTCCATTCAGATCACGCCCCGCCGACGCGGTGTGCTGGGCGTGATCCGGTCGAACTTTCTGGCCGGGCTGATCGTGGTTGCCCCGATCGGCATCACGGTCTGGCTGATCTGGACGCTGACCGGCTGGATGGACAGCTGGGTGCTGCCCATGGTGCCCGCCCGCTGGCGGCCCGAACAATATATCGGCATCAACCTGCGCGGCGTGGGCGCGCTGTTCTTCCTGTTCTTCACGGTCGTGATCGGCTGGCTGGCCAAGGGCTGGCTGGGCCGCTCGCTGCTGCGCACCGGCGAACAGATCGTTAACCGGATGCCGGTCATCCGTTCGGTCTATGGCGCGCTGAAACAGATCGCGGAAACCGTCCTGTCGCAAAGCGAGGCACGTTTTGACCGGGCCTGCATGCTGGAATATCCGCGCAAGGGGCTGTGGGCGGTCGGCTTCGTCGCCGGCCCGGCCAAGGGAGAACTGATCCGCCACGTCTCGGACGATCTGATTGCGGTCTTCGTGCCGACCACGCCCAATCCGACCTCGGGCTTTCTGATCTATGTGCCCGAAAGCGATGTCACCTTTCTGGACATGAGCGTCGAGGATGCCGCCAAACTGGTCATCTCGGCCGGGCTGGTCTATCCGACGATGCCCGAACCGGTCAAAAGCGCTGGCAGATCCACGGTGTCCTGA
- a CDS encoding PfkB family carbohydrate kinase translates to MTKRPDILCIGAMLWDVIGRASRRMASGADVPGRIHHVPGGVALNVAVALARWRVSSAVLSAVGRDPEGESLVAEAGRLGVLTAWLNRDTGLPTDCYMAIEDSEGLIAAIADAHSLERAGESILAPLDNDLAGWAGPVVLDGNLTEDLLAAIARDRRLEQADLRVVPASPGKAERLEPLIATRRGCFYLNRLEAEILAGRACPDAASAAEAVVARGAARVLVTDGPNPAAEAIANGPTISVTPPRVNLARVTGAGDCFLAAHLAAELNQQPREAALRQAVDASAAHVSGKDVP, encoded by the coding sequence ATGACCAAGCGTCCCGATATTCTATGTATTGGTGCCATGCTGTGGGATGTGATCGGTCGCGCCTCGCGCCGCATGGCCTCGGGGGCCGATGTCCCCGGTCGCATCCACCATGTGCCCGGCGGCGTGGCCCTGAATGTCGCGGTGGCGCTGGCGCGCTGGCGGGTCTCCTCGGCAGTGCTCTCGGCGGTCGGGCGCGACCCCGAGGGGGAATCGCTTGTGGCCGAGGCCGGACGACTGGGTGTGCTGACCGCATGGCTCAACCGCGACACCGGCTTGCCCACCGATTGTTACATGGCCATCGAGGACAGCGAAGGGCTGATTGCCGCCATTGCCGATGCCCACAGCCTTGAACGCGCCGGAGAGTCCATCCTGGCCCCGCTGGACAATGATCTGGCCGGATGGGCCGGACCGGTGGTTCTGGACGGCAATCTGACCGAGGATCTGCTGGCCGCCATTGCCCGCGACCGACGTCTGGAGCAGGCCGATCTGCGCGTCGTGCCCGCCAGCCCTGGCAAGGCCGAGCGTCTGGAGCCGCTGATCGCCACGCGACGCGGCTGTTTCTATCTGAACCGGCTCGAAGCCGAAATCCTTGCCGGTCGCGCCTGCCCCGATGCCGCCTCTGCCGCCGAGGCGGTCGTTGCGCGCGGTGCCGCGCGGGTTCTGGTGACCGATGGTCCCAATCCCGCGGCCGAGGCGATTGCCAATGGCCCGACCATCTCCGTCACCCCGCCCCGGGTCAATCTGGCCCGCGTCACCGGTGCAGGCGACTGCTTTCTTGCCGCCCATCTCGCCGCCGAATTGAACCAACAGCCGCGCGAAGCGGCCCTGCGCCAGGCGGTGGACGCCTCGGCCGCCCATGTTTCCGGAAAGGATGTTCCATGA
- a CDS encoding pseudouridine-5'-phosphate glycosidase codes for MTAAPLTFSPEVEQALAEKRPVVALESTIITHGMPYPQNLEMARNVEQVIRDNGAVPATIAVMGGQIHIGLTDATLQALAQTPPEQAMKLSRADLAVCLANGRTGATTVAATMICAALAGISVFATGGIGGVHRGAETSFDVSADLHELAQTPVTVVAAGAKAILDLPKTWEVLETLGVPVIAYGQDELPAFWSRSSGIPAPLRMDSPAEIAAAARMRAALGLKGGQLVANPIPPEDEITQSEILPVILKALDEAEVQGVAAKSVTPFLLQRIFELTEGRSLSSNIALVMNNARLAAEIATEMSKAA; via the coding sequence ATGACCGCCGCTCCCCTGACCTTCTCGCCCGAAGTCGAACAGGCGCTTGCCGAAAAGCGCCCTGTCGTGGCGCTGGAATCGACCATCATCACCCATGGCATGCCCTATCCGCAGAATCTGGAAATGGCCCGCAATGTCGAACAGGTCATCCGCGACAATGGCGCGGTTCCCGCGACCATCGCGGTGATGGGCGGGCAGATCCATATCGGGCTGACCGATGCAACCTTGCAGGCCCTGGCCCAGACACCGCCCGAACAGGCCATGAAACTGAGTCGTGCCGATCTGGCCGTCTGCCTTGCCAATGGCCGCACCGGCGCAACCACCGTGGCCGCCACGATGATCTGCGCGGCGCTGGCCGGGATCAGCGTCTTTGCCACCGGTGGCATCGGCGGGGTTCATCGCGGCGCGGAAACCAGCTTTGACGTTTCGGCCGACCTGCATGAACTGGCACAGACACCCGTGACGGTTGTCGCGGCCGGAGCCAAGGCAATTCTTGACCTTCCCAAGACCTGGGAGGTTCTGGAAACCCTGGGCGTGCCGGTCATTGCCTATGGTCAGGACGAATTGCCGGCCTTCTGGTCGCGCAGCTCGGGCATTCCGGCGCCTCTGCGCATGGACAGCCCCGCCGAGATCGCCGCCGCCGCCCGGATGCGGGCAGCCCTGGGGCTGAAGGGCGGGCAACTGGTCGCCAATCCGATCCCGCCCGAGGACGAGATCACCCAGAGTGAAATCCTGCCGGTGATTCTCAAGGCGCTGGACGAGGCCGAGGTTCAGGGCGTGGCTGCCAAATCGGTGACGCCATTCTTGCTGCAACGGATCTTCGAACTGACCGAGGGACGTTCGCTCAGCTCCAATATCGCGCTGGTGATGAACAATGCGCGACTGGCGGCAGAAATCGCGACCGAGATGTCGAAAGCCGCTTGA
- a CDS encoding AtpZ/AtpI family protein, whose amino-acid sequence MAGYDKGHLAWRMVTEMVAGILMGCGIGYGLDYLFGTKPFLMILFIFLGFAAGIKTMMRTASELDTKPGNAPETDERD is encoded by the coding sequence ATGGCAGGCTATGACAAGGGGCATCTTGCCTGGCGCATGGTCACCGAGATGGTCGCAGGCATCCTGATGGGCTGCGGCATCGGATACGGATTGGATTATCTGTTCGGCACGAAGCCGTTCCTGATGATCCTGTTTATATTTCTGGGCTTCGCGGCCGGCATCAAGACGATGATGCGCACCGCGTCCGAGCTTGACACCAAACCCGGCAATGCGCCGGAGACCGATGAGAGGGATTGA
- a CDS encoding ArsR/SmtB family transcription factor, translating into MPPPDRLDLIFSALADPTRRRVLSMLLEDDMAVSDVAAPFEMSLAAISKHLSVLAAAGLIRQERRGRITWCKLDPDGMRSASVWMQGFGQFDPVDLDDFERFLKVQIEEWNQE; encoded by the coding sequence ATGCCGCCACCTGACAGACTGGACCTCATCTTCTCGGCGCTGGCCGATCCGACCCGGCGACGGGTGCTTTCCATGTTGCTGGAAGACGACATGGCCGTCAGTGACGTCGCGGCACCCTTCGAGATGAGCCTTGCCGCGATCTCGAAGCATCTGTCGGTGCTTGCAGCCGCGGGCCTGATCCGTCAGGAACGTCGCGGCCGGATCACCTGGTGCAAGCTGGACCCCGATGGCATGCGCAGCGCCTCGGTCTGGATGCAGGGCTTCGGACAGTTCGACCCCGTCGATCTGGACGATTTCGAACGTTTCCTGAAGGTGCAGATCGAGGAATGGAACCAGGAATGA